The Tubulanus polymorphus chromosome 1, tnTubPoly1.2, whole genome shotgun sequence genome contains a region encoding:
- the LOC141915415 gene encoding uncharacterized protein LOC141915415 — MQLVSDWRKARNTLIDRIENATRYHVTNVLSTYKDWHEDYLRDVQNIVRKGLNIQVAKTKLKRPNHFFKRNTENSGLFRRKRSAIRSDDRSAYWLDGIIPYTLETEMPNDHKVRIRNIMDRFTEQTKCCIKFVETYVQSPYVNITGSYKGCYSYVGIKYGVQQQLNLDSRCMFEEDGTPLPAGIILHELMHTVGFYHEHTRPDRDDYVRINWGNIVYGKEGQFSKQDDSITNGFEYDFRSVMHYVLGAFARNTDVNTMDIINGATFPDGFIPGVTENLSVSDIAEIRRLYGCSDIKTVGGNANGEYCHFPFKYNGTEYNHCIMAETNGTAPLYWCSTKQFPTYDNIIWGYCLFGSAETLSTNVLTTNGESCHFPFYYKGKRYDFCTSVDWRSMWCSLNETFDGYWGSCALPYGGAWSSWGEWSTCGATCGGGQRSRIRLCDNPVPINGGPTCPGDGFEHQLCQTVECPTSGETFVQIGCFEDVGWPPLFTLLENKSSHLDGEFADRTDKLRKCALAAGSMNYNTVGLLAGGMCLAETLTVETVRDITTSKACGNEGTGGKNAMDVYALDEVLLVPDWSAWQAFTACSKTCGTGTRTRTRQCWDPKDLAFVDPTLCGGSETESESCSTELCPINGAWGSWSEWSTCTSGIKYRSRECNNPPPSNGGAQCPGEATDPILC; from the exons ATGCAGTTGGTCAGTGATTGGAGGAAGGCGAGAAACACGCTCATAGACAGAATAGAAAACGCGACCAGGTATCACGTTACAAACGTGCTAAGTACATACAAAGACTGGCATGAAGACTACTTGAGGGATGTTCAAAACATAGTTCGCAAAGGATTGAATATACAAGTAGCAAAAACCAAGCTTAAACGACCAAATCACTTTTTCAAACGTAACACGGAAAATAG TGGATTATTTAGACGGAAAAGAAGTGCCATAAGATCTGACGACAGGAGCGCGTATTGGTTGGATGGTATTATACCGTACACGCTGGAAACAGAAATGC CTAACGATCACAAAGTTCGAATTAGGAATATAATGGACCGGTTTACTGAACAAACGAAATGTTGCATCAAATTTGTAGAAACTTATGTTCAATCGCCGTACGTCAATATAACAGGATCGTATAAGGG TTGTTACTCATATGTCGGAATAAAGTACGGTGTTCAACAGCAATTGAATCTGGATTCAAGGTGTATGTTCGAAGAGGATGGTACGCCTCTACCAGCTGGTATCATCCTACACGAACTAATGCACACGGTTGGTTTTTACCACGAACACACGAGGCCTGACAGAGATGATTACGTTAGAATCAACTGGGGTAACATTGTATATG GTAAAGAGGGGCAGTTTAGTAAACAAGATGACTCGATCACGAACGGTTTCGAATACGATTTTAGAAGCGTAATGCATTACGTTTTGGGCGCATTCGCTAGAAACACAGATGTGAACACGATGGACATCATAAATGGAGCTACATTTCCCGATGGTTTCATACCAGGAGTCACTGAAAACCTGAGTGTTAGTGACATAGCTGAGATAAGGCGACTGTACGGCTGTAGCG ATATAAAGACAGTCGGTGGAAATGCCAACGGTGAATACTGCCATTTTCCGTTCAAATATAACGGTACCGAATACAACCATTGTATAATGGCTGAAACAAACGGAACGGCCCCGCTTTATTGGTGCAGCACCAAACAGTTCCCCActtatgataatataatatgggGCTATTGCCTTTTCg GTTCTGCCGAGACGTTGTCCACCAATGTCCTGACTACTAATGGAGAAAGCTGCCATTTCCCGTTCTATTATAAGGGTAAACGGTATGACTTCTGTACTTCCGTCGACTGGAGGTCCATGTGGTGTTCGCTCAATGAAACCTTTGATGGTTACTGGGGATCATGTGCGC TGCCATACGGTGGGGCTTGGAGTAGTTGGGGTGAGTGGTCTACATGTGGTGCAACATGTGGAGGGGGTCAGCGATCGCGTATTAGGTTATGTGATAATCCAGTGCCTATCAATGGAGGGCCAACGTGTCCAGGAGACGGTTTTGAACATCAACTATGCCAAACAGTAGAATGTCCCACTTCTG GGGAAACCTTTGTTCAGATTGGATGTTTCGAAGATGTTGGCTGGCCACCTTTGTTTACTCTTCTAGAGAATAAGTCATCGCATCTCGATGGTGAATTCGCCGATAGGACTGACAAATTACGA aaatgtgCTTTAGCTGCCGGGTCAATGAACTACAATACTGTTGGATTGCTGGCAGGAGGAATGTGTCTCGCCGAAACCTTGACCGTTGAAACGGTTCGAGATATAACAACGTCGAAGGCATGTGGTAACGAAGGTACCGGCGGTAAAAATGCAATGGATGTCTATGCCTTGGACGAAG TTTTACTAGTCCCGGACTGGTCAGCATGGCAGGCATTCACTGCCTGTTCGAAGACTTGTGGTACTGGCACCCGAACGCGCACCAGACAATGCTGGGATCCAAAAGATTTAGCATTCGTCGATCCAACTCTTTGCGGCGGATCTGAAACAGAAAGTGAATCATGCTCAACTGAATTGTGTCCGA ttAACGGGGCATGGGGAAGTTGGAGCGAGTGGAGCACATGTACTTCTGGTATCAAGTACAGATCACGAGAGTGCAATAATCCCCCACCATCCAATGGTGGAGCTCAGTGTCCAGGCGAAGCAACCGATCCTATTCTTTGTTGA